The segment CCGGCCCAGGCAACCGTAGCGCGGCCGCGAAACGCGCGTCGAACGGCGCGAAGTCCGTGTCGATCCCGGACAGATAGACCGGGCAGTCCTCGCGCTTCAGGCCGGCCCGCGTTGCCGAACGTTCGAACGACTGCTCCGCGAGTTCGGCCAGCCGCGACGCGTCGCCGAACTCGCCGGGAAAGAGGCGTTGCGCATCGTAGGCGGCCCAGCCGCCTCGCTCGATCATGACCGCCTGCATCAACGCATCGGCGACGACAATCAGCAGCGCATCGTCGCCGGTTTTCACCGCGATGCGATTCAGCGTCTGCGGAAGACCCGATCTCAGGCTGCGGATGCGGACCGCGGCGGACGCCCCCGCATCATGGATGCCGTCGTGCAGCGTGCGCGACAGCGCGCCGGCGAAGAGCGCGCGGCCGCCCTGCTGCACGCAGAAGCGCACGACCAGCGATGCACCGTCGATCCCGTACGTGTCGGAGAAATGCGCGAGCACGATTTCTTCGAGTTCGCGCATGCGCATCGCGCGGAAGTCGCCGCGCAATATCGCGTGGTGGCACCAGAAATCGTCGAGCACGACGTGCGCGCCGCGCGTCGACGACAATGGGCCGCGCGCCTGCCCCTGCGTGGCGGCGGCATCGGCCGCGCCGCCGGGCATCGCGGCTGTCGCGGCGAGCGCGGCGCGCAGCGCGTCGAGCACGCCCGTCTCGCTGCCGAACTGCGCGTCGGGAATCGCGACGCTGACCGGATCGGCGGCGAACGCGCGCTTGCGCGGTCGCCACAGTGCGGGCGAACGGACGCCGACGACGATCTCGCGCGTCCCGACGCCGATTGCAAGCGGGTTAGTCAACCATCGTGACACGATTGATCTCCTCGAGCGTCGTTTCGCCGCGCCGCACCAGCTCGATTGCCGCCGATCGCAACGTCGTCATCCCGTGGCGCAGCGCCGCCGCCTTGATGTGCCCGAGCGGCGCGCGCTCCGACAGCAGTTGCCTCAGCTCGTCGTTCATGCGCAGCGCCTCCGCGATCGCACGCCGGCCGCGATAGCCGCTGCCGCGACACATCGCGCATCCCGCGCCGCGCCGAAACAGGTAGCTGCCGGCCGTATCCGGGTCGATGCCCGAGCGGGCGAGCGCATCCGCGTCCACCTCGTCCTCGGCCAGGCAATCCGGGCAGCACTGGCGCAGCAGCCGCTGCGCGATCACGCCGTTGAGCGCGGAGACGAAGCTGTACGGATCGACCTCCATGTTCGTGAAGCGGCCGATCACGTCGAACACGTTGTTCGCGTGCACCGTCGTGAACACCTGGTGGCCGGTCAGCGCGGCCTGCACGGCGATCTGCGCGGTGTCCGGATCGCGGATCTCGCCGACCATGATCTTGTCCGGGTCGTGCCGCAAGATCGACCGCAGCCCGCGCGCGAAGGTCAGGCCCTTCGCCTCGTTGACCGGAATCTGCAGGATTTCGCCGAGCTGGTATTCGACCGGATCCTCGATCGTCACGATCTTCTCGAGACCGTTGTTGATCTCGGTGAGGATCGCGTAAAGCGTCGTGGTCTTGCCGCTGCCGGTCGGCCCCGTGACGAGCAGCATCCCGTACGGCATCGACGCAACCGAGCGCATGAAGCGCGTGTCGCCCGGCTGGAAGCCCAATGCCTCGAGCGTCAGGCCGCCCGCGGCCTGGGAAAGCTGGTAGCGGTCGAGAATCCGCAACACCGCGTCCTCGCCGAACTGGTTCGGCATGATCGACACGCGGAAATCGATCTCGCGCCCGGCGTACATCGCCTTGAAGCGCCCGTCCTGCGGAACGCGGCGCTCCGCGATATCGAGCTCGGAGATCACCTTCACGCGGGACAGGACCTGGTCGGCGACATCCCGGCCCTCGACGCGGCCCACCACGGTGAGCACGCCGTCGACCCGGCACTTGATCATCAGGCCGTTCGCGCGGCATTCCAGGTGGATGTCACTCGCGAGCATCTTGAGCGCGTCGTAGATCGTCGAATTGAGCAGGCGCACCACCGGACTGTCGTCATTGCTGATGCCCTGCAGCGTCAGCGCGAGCGACGCCGGATCGGGCGCGTTCTGGATCGGATCGTCGAACGCGAGCGAGTCCATCGCGCGGATATCCTTCTCGCGCACGGTCAGGTATGCGTTGAGATCTCCGGCGCTCGCGAGCGCCCAGCCGTACGGCACCGCCGGCCGCGCACGCATCCGGTGTTCGACCCAGCCGCGCGTGCGTGCATCGAGCGGATCGGCGACAGCGAACAACAGCGCGTCGCCGCCCTCGGGATCGCGGAAGCACACGCACAGACGCGCCGTCGCATCGACGAACGGCACCGTGTCGAAATCCGGCTCGAGGCGGCCCAGCTCGCGCATCCCGATCGGCTTCATCCGGAATTGCGCGGCGAGCTGCGCGCGCAGCTCGTCCGCGCTGAGCGCCGTCTGCGCCATCAGCACTTCGAGCGCGCGAATGCCGGAGCCGTGCCGTTTGCCGAGCGCGCGCAGGACGTCGCGCAACGCGGCGCCCGCGTCGGGCAGGTGTTCCGGTGGGGGGGTGACGGTATCCACGCGTGTCTCCAGGGCAGCCTACTGAATGCTCGACGCGATCTCGAAGATCGGCAGGTACATCAGCACGACGATGCCGCCGATCACCACGCCGATCACGATCATCATCGCGGGCTCGATCAGTCGCGAGATCAGATCGATCGTGCGCGACACCTGCGCTTCCTGGAACGCGGCGATCCGGTCGAGCACGGGCCCGAGGCCGCCCGTTTTTTCGGCCACCGTCAGCAGGCGGTAGCCGATCGCGTTCGCGAGGCCGGCCTGCTGGAACGCATCGGAGATCCTCGCGCCATTGCGAACCTGCTGCAGCGCGCCCGCGAGCGCGGCCTGGTCCGCGCGGCCCACCAGGCCGCGCGCCAGATCGAACGCGCGAACGGCGGGAATGCCGCCGTCGACCAGCATCGCCGTCGTACGATAGAACTGGGACTGGCGAAACACGCGGAAATGCTGCCCGATGCCGGGCAGCGCCAGCAGGCGATCGGCGAGCCAGATCCGCAGCGCCTGCCGGCGCAGCGCAACGCCGGTGGCCACGGCCAGCACCGCGAGCGCGGCCGCCAGCCCGGCGCCGTGCGCGTGCACCATGCCGCCCCACGCCATCAGCAGCCGCGACATCAGCGGCAATTCGCGGCCGCTGTGTTCGAGGAGCGTCGCGAACCGCGGCACGACGAAACCAAGCAGAAACAGCACGACGGCCGCGCCGACGAACAGCAGCACCGTCGGATAGATCGCCGCCGACACGACGCGCGCGCGCAGCTCGTGGAGCGTCGCGCTATTGCGCGAGTAACGGGTCAGGCTCGCGGCGAGGCCGCCGGTCTGCTCGCTCGCCTTCACGCACGCGACCAGCACCGGCGGGAAGATCGGGCTCGCGTGCTCGAGCGCCGCCGACAGCGACTGCCCTTCCTCCAGTTGCCGCAGCAGGTCGCGATACACCTGCGCGGACGATTCGCGCCGCACGTTGCCGCCGAGCGTGCGCAATGCGTCGACCACGCCGACGCCCGCGTCGAGCAGCGCCGCGAGCTCGCGCGCGAACATCGCAACGTCGAACCGCGCGCCCGGCATCCCGAACCGGCGCGCGCCGCGCCGCTGCCGCCGCGCGTCCGCGCTCACCGACACGACCCGCAGGCCGCGCGAGCGCGCGAGCGCCGCCGCGGTTGCCGGCGAATCGCTGTCGAGGCGAAGCGTCTGGACCGAGCCATTCGTATCGAAGACACGCAGCACGAACTTCACGTCGACTCTCCTTGCTGACTGCTCACGACAGGCACGGCCGCCGGGCTGCGCCGCCCTACCACGACGAGATCGTCACGTTCTCGCCGGTGCCGCCGCCGCGCCCGTCCTTGCCGAGCGAATACAGGTCGTAGTCGCCGTGCTCGCCGGGCGAGCGATACTGGTACGGACGGTCCCACGGATCCGCCGGAACGGCCTTCTGCAGATACGGGCCGCTCCACCGCGGCGCGCTCTGCGGCTTGTTGACGAGCGCGTCCAGGCCTTCCTCGGTCGTCGGATAGACACCGACGTCGAGCCGGTACTGATCGAGGGCCTGGCCGAGCGACACGATCTGCGCGCGGGCGATCTTCACGTTCGACTTGCCGACCTGTTCGAAATACCGCGGCGCGACGAGCCCTGCCAGCAGCCCGATGATGACCATCACGACGAGCAGCTCGAGCAGCGTGAAGCCGCGGCTCGCGCGCATGCGGCGAGCGAGCCCGCCGCCCTGCCGCTGATGCGCCGGCATGCCGGGCCGGATCGAGGACAATTCGTCGCGCACGGCTTTCTCCCTGTATCGCCTGCCGCTTCAGCACCGCTGAAGCCTTTGATTGCATTCTTGTTCAGGGCGATACGCGTCAGAAGTAGGGAGGGCCGTCCATCGACATGGGTAGATCCCCCCCAGTTGCGCCATTCGGCAATGGAGGGTTTTCACACACGGTCGTCGTCGTTCAGCGCGAGCACGCCGATGTCGATCGCGAAGTGGACGAGGCCGGTCAGGTTCACGATGCCGAGCTTGTGCATCAGGTTCGCACGATGCTTTTCCACCGTTTTCGGGCTGAGCTTCAGGCACTCGCCGACCTGCCGGCTCGTGTGCCCCTCGACGACGAGACGCAGCACCGTGCGCTCGCGGTTCGTCAGCGAATTCCACAAGCGCGCCTTGTGCGCGCTCGCCTCGCGCAGCCCGTGCAGGCCGGCGCGGGCCCGATACGCGTCCAGGCTGATCACGCACTTGCCCTGCATCACGAAGCGCATCTCGCGGACCAGATCGGCGAACGACGAATCCTTGACCACGTAGCCGTCCGCACCGGACGCAAACGCCTCCCTGACGTTGTCTTCGCTGCGATGGACGGTGAGGACGATGATCCGCGTACGCGGCACATCGCGCTTGATCGCGGCGATCGCTTCGAAGCCGCTGCCGCCCGGCATCGACAGATCCATCAGGATCAGGTCGGGCAGCGTCTGCGCGGCGAGACGGCAGGCCTCGACCCCGCCGCTCGCCTCGCCGGCGATGCAGTAGTCGTCCAGCTCGGACACCATGTGGCTGAGACCGAGGCGCAGCAGATGCTGATCCTCGACGATCAGCACGCGATGCTTCTTTTCCAATTTCGACGCTCCCTGACGGACGCGTTGCACCTAGTTGGAAGCGACGACGTCGCGATAGGCCGCGAGCAGTTCGGTCGGCGTCGCGAAGCCGTCGATGCGCAGCCACGGCTGGCCCGGCGCGGCCCGCATGAACGTCACCGGCGTGTGAGCCATCTTGTCGCCGCGAAAGACGTTGAACGCGCGCTGCGCCGCGATGCTCGCCTCGACCGTGCCGGTGTAGTGCTGCCATTCGGGCCCGGCTTCGAAACGCGCGGCATAGGCCTTGAGCCGCTCCGGCGTGTCCTGCTCCGGATCGATCGAGATCGACACGATGTGCACCTTGTCGCGGTCGGGGCCCAGCTCGCCCTGCAGCCGCTCGAGCGTCTGGCTGATCATCGGACAGATGGTCGTGCAGGTGGTGTAGACGAACGTCAGGATCACCGGCCTGCCGTCGTCCACTTCCTTGACCAGCGACACGGTCTTGCCGTCGTCCCGCACGAGGTCGACCGACGGCAGCGTGTATTCGGCCGTCGTGTGCATCGTGCCCGGCATCACGACGTGATGCATGTGCATGCCGGCCGCTTCGGTCGCGGTCCCGGCGGTGTGTGGCGCGGCGTTTTCCATGGCGGTACCGGCGGCGTCCCCGGTGCTGCCTTCCCCGGTTTTTCCGGGTGCGCTTTCGGGTGCGCTTTCGGGCGTGCGTTCGGGTGCACTTTCAGTGGCTTTCTCGACCGCGCTCCCGGCAGCGCCCTGCGCGTCGTTCTCCATGACGTGCCCGACGGCGTTCGGCATCGCGTGGTCGCCTGCACTCGCGGCGGCGCCCGGCATCGCGTTCTCGCCTGCACTCATGGCGGCATCCGGCATCGCGTGGTCGTCGGCGCTCGCAGCGGCGCCCGGCATCGCACTTTCATTGACACTCGCGGCGGCAGGTTCGCCAACGTGCTCGCTGACGTTCTCGTCCGCGCCCTCGGCGACGCCATCGACGGGCGCGCACCACGCGGCGGTCGCGGCGATCGTGATACCCGCCACCACGAATGCCCCCATCGTCGATCTGGCAATCCCTTTCATACCGACCTCCCCTGACGATAAACAAGGCAATGGCGGTTTCCCTGCCTCGTCAGCGCAGTGTCTTGAATTCGGTCGCGAGCGTCATGGGATGACGCCCCCCAAAGGCCGGTAGGGTATGTCCGCTTGCTGGAATACCCGCTGGCCGGTGCCGGGATATCCCCATGCTCCAACCCCGCATTCCCCTTGTTGCGGCGTGCGTCGGTCGCGTCCTAGAATGGCAGCAAGCTTACGGTTTCCTGAAAACTGCGCATCGGGAGTTCCCATGATCGAACGCCAGCCCGCCAGGCCACAAATCAGGCTGCTCGATCTGATCGATGCGATGCGCAAGCTTCGCGGGGCGG is part of the Burkholderia pyrrocinia genome and harbors:
- a CDS encoding GspE/PulE family protein, producing MDTVTPPPEHLPDAGAALRDVLRALGKRHGSGIRALEVLMAQTALSADELRAQLAAQFRMKPIGMRELGRLEPDFDTVPFVDATARLCVCFRDPEGGDALLFAVADPLDARTRGWVEHRMRARPAVPYGWALASAGDLNAYLTVREKDIRAMDSLAFDDPIQNAPDPASLALTLQGISNDDSPVVRLLNSTIYDALKMLASDIHLECRANGLMIKCRVDGVLTVVGRVEGRDVADQVLSRVKVISELDIAERRVPQDGRFKAMYAGREIDFRVSIMPNQFGEDAVLRILDRYQLSQAAGGLTLEALGFQPGDTRFMRSVASMPYGMLLVTGPTGSGKTTTLYAILTEINNGLEKIVTIEDPVEYQLGEILQIPVNEAKGLTFARGLRSILRHDPDKIMVGEIRDPDTAQIAVQAALTGHQVFTTVHANNVFDVIGRFTNMEVDPYSFVSALNGVIAQRLLRQCCPDCLAEDEVDADALARSGIDPDTAGSYLFRRGAGCAMCRGSGYRGRRAIAEALRMNDELRQLLSERAPLGHIKAAALRHGMTTLRSAAIELVRRGETTLEEINRVTMVD
- a CDS encoding response regulator; the protein is MEKKHRVLIVEDQHLLRLGLSHMVSELDDYCIAGEASGGVEACRLAAQTLPDLILMDLSMPGGSGFEAIAAIKRDVPRTRIIVLTVHRSEDNVREAFASGADGYVVKDSSFADLVREMRFVMQGKCVISLDAYRARAGLHGLREASAHKARLWNSLTNRERTVLRLVVEGHTSRQVGECLKLSPKTVEKHRANLMHKLGIVNLTGLVHFAIDIGVLALNDDDRV
- a CDS encoding SCO family protein, coding for MENAAPHTAGTATEAAGMHMHHVVMPGTMHTTAEYTLPSVDLVRDDGKTVSLVKEVDDGRPVILTFVYTTCTTICPMISQTLERLQGELGPDRDKVHIVSISIDPEQDTPERLKAYAARFEAGPEWQHYTGTVEASIAAQRAFNVFRGDKMAHTPVTFMRAAPGQPWLRIDGFATPTELLAAYRDVVASN
- a CDS encoding type II secretion system F family protein; the encoded protein is MKFVLRVFDTNGSVQTLRLDSDSPATAAALARSRGLRVVSVSADARRQRRGARRFGMPGARFDVAMFARELAALLDAGVGVVDALRTLGGNVRRESSAQVYRDLLRQLEEGQSLSAALEHASPIFPPVLVACVKASEQTGGLAASLTRYSRNSATLHELRARVVSAAIYPTVLLFVGAAVVLFLLGFVVPRFATLLEHSGRELPLMSRLLMAWGGMVHAHGAGLAAALAVLAVATGVALRRQALRIWLADRLLALPGIGQHFRVFRQSQFYRTTAMLVDGGIPAVRAFDLARGLVGRADQAALAGALQQVRNGARISDAFQQAGLANAIGYRLLTVAEKTGGLGPVLDRIAAFQEAQVSRTIDLISRLIEPAMMIVIGVVIGGIVVLMYLPIFEIASSIQ
- the gspG gene encoding type II secretion system major pseudopilin GspG, giving the protein MPAHQRQGGGLARRMRASRGFTLLELLVVMVIIGLLAGLVAPRYFEQVGKSNVKIARAQIVSLGQALDQYRLDVGVYPTTEEGLDALVNKPQSAPRWSGPYLQKAVPADPWDRPYQYRSPGEHGDYDLYSLGKDGRGGGTGENVTISSW